The following coding sequences lie in one Nycticebus coucang isolate mNycCou1 chromosome 18, mNycCou1.pri, whole genome shotgun sequence genomic window:
- the CCDC182 gene encoding coiled-coil domain-containing protein 182 — MEPLFQAGSILMKVNTLQGKKMVESGLQSGDFTLSQSWPSCVPPLDDLETLQQKVDGVQRELEDFKEEALKAIHYLENAFCEMNGVLAQQEEQAARVKQRLREEEDRGIVRNKVLTFLLPREKQLREHCKRLEDLLLRRGRTRTTKLPEPCRPRAE; from the coding sequence ATGGAACCCCTCTTTCAGGCTGGGTCCATTCTCATGAAGGTGAATACCTTACAAGGGAAGAAAATGGTGGAGAGTGGCCTCCAATCTGGAGACTTTACCCTCTCCCAGTCATGGCCCTCCTGCGTCCCACCGCTGGACGACTTGGAGACCCTGCAGCAGAAGGTGGACGGGGTGCAGCGAGAGCTGGAGGACTTCAAGGAGGAGGCCCTCAAGGCCATCCATTACCTGGAAAACGCCTTCTGCGAGATGAACGGGGTCCTGGCGCAGCAGGAAGAGCAGGCGGCGCGCGTGAAGCAgcggctgagggaggaggaggaccgTGGCATCGTGCGCAACAAGGTTCTCACCTTCCTGCTGCCTCGAGAGAAGCAGCTCCGGGAGCACTGCAAGCGGCTGGAGGACCTGCTGCTGCGCAGGGGCAGGACCAGGACCACCAAGCTTCCTGAGCCGTGCCGGCCACGTGctgagtag